The following proteins are co-located in the Arctopsyche grandis isolate Sample6627 chromosome 3, ASM5162203v2, whole genome shotgun sequence genome:
- the LOC143909076 gene encoding vasotab-TY1-like — protein sequence MKATFTFFFCIFLVSTCVMAETNCPAICPLNYQPICGISPGGETKTFANQCDMDATNCRERSSFTMKSEGAC from the exons ATGAAGGCAACATTCACATTCTTTTTCT GCATTTTCTTGGTGTCAACCTGCGTCATGGCCGAGACAAATTGTCCAGCCATCTGCCCGTTGAACTATCAACCAATATGCGGAATCAGTCCTGGAGGTGAAACCAAAACTTTCGCAAACCAATGTGATATGGATGCGACAAATTGTAGAGAGAGATCaa gctTTACGATGAAATCAGAAGGCGCTTGCTAA
- the LOC143909822 gene encoding vasotab-TY1-like, whose protein sequence is MKATFTFFFFLFLVLTSVKAVTNCYGICPLIFQPICGIGPGGETKTFANQCDMDATNCRERSSFTMKSEGAC, encoded by the exons ATGAAGGCAACATTCACATTCTTTTTCT tCCTTTTCTTGGTGTTAACCAGCGTCAAGGCCGTGACAAATTGCTATGGCATCTGCCCGTTGATCTTCCAACCAATATGCGGAATCGGTCCTGGAGGTGAAACCAAAACTTTCGCAAACCAATGTGATATGGATGCGACAAATTGTAGAGAGAGATCAA gcTTTACGATGAAATCAGAAGGCGCTTGCTAA